TCGCCGGACGCCGACACCCCGAAGGCCGACTTCTGGAACACCCAGAACCAGGTTGTGGCGTCGGTGCAGACCCTCCGCGCCGACAAGGACGGAAAGCACGGGCGGCACAAGCGGTTGCAGGAGGCCGAGCCGTGGGACATGGTGGTGGTAGACGAGGCCCACCACCTGAACGCCGACGCGGACGCCGGCCCCACACTCGGGTACACGTTGGTCGAGAAGCTGTCCGCCGCCGGCCGCATCAAGTCGATGGTGTTCTTCTCCGGCACCCCACACCGCGGCAAGGACTTCGGCTTCCTCGCCCTGCTCAAGCTGCTCCGCCCCGACCTGTTCGACACCCGCCGCCCTCTGAGCGAGCAGCTCGGCCACCTGCCGCGGGTGATGATCCGCAACAACAAGCAGCAGGTGACCGACCTGGCCGGCGACCGCCTGTTCCAGGAGCCGCTGGTCCGCTCCGAGACGTACGCGTACTCGCCCACCGAGACCGCCTTCTACCACATGTTGAGCGAGTTCATCCTTACCGGGAAGGCGTACGCCGGCACGCTCGGCCAGGGCGAGGGGCGGGCGGTGATGCTGGTGCTGATCGCCATGCAGAAGCTGGCGTCCAGCTCGGTGGCGGCCATCCGGCGGGCGGTCCGCGGGCGGCTGGAGAGGACGACCGGCGGGCGGGAGGCGCTCCGGGAGATCCAGGACCAGTTGGCCAAACTCCGCGGCGAGATGGACGCGGACGACGACGAGGTAAACGCCCTGGAGGAGCAGGCGGTGGCCGTGTCCACCCAACTGCGCCTGATGGACGACGAACTGCCGCGACTGAGGGAGTTGCTCGCAGCGGCCGACGCCGTTACCGACGAGACCAAAATCAACAAGATCCTTGAACTGGTCGATGGCCCGTTCGGCGGCCGATCAGTCCTGTTCTTCACCGAGTACAAGGCGACCCAATCCCTGCTGCTGTCGCGGCTGCTGCGGCGGTTCGGTCCCGACTCGGCCACCTTCATCAACGGCGACGAGCGGGCGGACGAGGTGGACGACGGCACCGGCCCCCGCACCCTGGTCGAACCCCGCGAGCGGGCGGCCGAGCGGTTCACAGGCGGGCAGGTACGGTTCCTTGTCTCCACCGAGGCCGGGGGCGAGGGGATCGACCTCCAGGCCAACTGCTCCAGCTTGATCCACGTCGACCTCCCGTGGAACCCGATGCGGCTCCACCAACGGGTCGGGCGGCTGAACCGCTACGGGCAGACCCGCCGGGTGGAGGTGTTCACGGTCCGCAACCCGGACACCGTCGAGGCCCGCATCTGGGACCACCTGAACGCCAAAATCGAGCGGATCAGCACCGCCCTGCGGCAGGTGATGGCCGACCCGGAGGACGTGCTCCAACTGGTCCTCGGCATGGCCTCCCCCGCCCTGTTCCGCGACCTGTTCGCCTCGGCCGCCGAGGTGAAGCCGGAATCGCTCGGCGACTGGTTCGACACCCGCACGGCGACGTTCGGCGGCCAGGACGCGCTCACCGCCGCCCGCGGGCTGGGCATGCACGTGGCGCGGTTCGACTTCCGGCGGGCGTCCGCACTCGTGCCCCGGATCGACCTGCCGGCCCTGAAGCCGTTCTTCAAGCTGATGCTCCAATTGAACCAGCGCAAAGTGAAGGACGATGAGACCGGCCTGTCGTTCCTCACCCCGGACAAGTGGCAGACCGAACCGGGGGTCGCACGCGAGTACGCCGGTATGCTGTTCGACCGCTCGGCGGGCACGAGGGAATCGACCCTCGGCGTGGGGCACAAGCTGGTGGACCAGGCCGTCGCCCAGGCCCGCGGGCAGACCGCGAGCGTCGGGCCGGTGCTCGCCGAGTTGCTCCCCCACCCGCTGGCGGTGTTCCGCATCACCGACCGGGTCACCGGCGGGGGCGGGGTGGTGCGGGCGGTGACGGCGGCGGTGGACGTGACGGCCGACGGGTTCGTTCTCGTTCGCGATTGGGAACTGGTGGTCCGGCTGAACGCGATCATCACCGACCGTGACCCGCGGCGATTCCGATTACAAGCGATGACAGACCCCGCGGAGACGGCCGTTCGGGCCGAGGCGGCGCGGGTGTGGCTGAACGCTCACCTGACCGACCTCGACCCGCCGTTCCAGGTGCCGGAGGTTACGCTGACGTGCCTCCTGCTACCCGGCGTCCGCACCGCCTCGGACGCTCCGACCACTGACGAGTAAACCTCACCAACGAGTGCCCCATGCCCCCGAGCGCCCCCGCCGTCGCCGCCCCGATCCGCCACCTGTCGATCCGCGTGCCCTGGCACGACGCCGGCTGGGCCGGCACCGTGTGCGACGACCCGACCGCCAACACCGCCTGCCTGGTGCTCAAGCGGATCGGGGCGGAGCGGGACGACGCGGCCGAGCAGACCGCCCGCGGCAAGCCCCTGACCGTGCTGTCGGAACAGGATTTGCCGTGCTGCGCCAGCGAGCGGGGGTTCTTCATGGCACCGTTCGAACTGACTCGGACGAAGACCCACCCTTACGCCGAATGGTCGGACCAGCACGCACACTTCCGCCCGACCCCGTTCCGCCACCCGCCGTACTCGGCCGACGTGGTGCCGTTCCGCTGGATGTTCAAGCCCGAGCGGTGGACGGACCCGAAGAAGCCGAACGAGCCGGACTTCCGCGATTACCTGCGACTCGACCTCGACCCGGTCCGTGAGCCGGAATTGAAGATGAAATCGGACATCTGGATGCAGCAGCGGGACAATCACCTGGCCTCGCTCGACGCCTTCTTTGCCCCGGTCCGCCCGGATCAGTCGCTCTGCTTCTTCTACGCCAAGCGGACGCCGCTCTCGGACGACCCGCGGCGAGTGATCGTCGGCGTCGGGCGGGTGAAGCACGTCGGCGATGCCCACGAGTACGCCTACGGCGTGCCGGCGGCCAAGGCCCCGCTGCGGTCCATGCTGTGGGAGCGGATGGTGCAGCACACCATCCGCCCGCGGGGGAAGGACGGGGCAGACGGGTTCGACGGCGGGTTCCTCCTGCCCTACCACCAGGCCCTCGCACACGCGGCGGCGCACCCGGAATTCGACCCGGCGGCGGTGCTGGCGTTCGCCCCCGACGACCGGCGGGACGAGTTCAGCTACGTGAGCGAGCAGGTGTCGCACGACGCCGCCATCGGCGGGCTGCTCGCCTGTGCCGCCGCACTGCGGGAGGCGGCGAAACACTTGCCGGGGCCGTGGGACCGCTACCAGAAGTGGATCGACTTCGAGCTGGCCCGGCTGTGGACCCTCCGCGGCCCGTGCCCCGGTCTGGGGGCGGCGTTGACCGCGTTCGGCATCGAACTGGGCACGCTGGTCGCCCACGCCCTGGCCCCGCAGGTCGGCGACAACGTCGATCCGTGGCCGGTGGTGGAGAAGATGTTCGACTCCCCGACCAAACTGCTCCCTGCCCCGCTCGCCAAGCAGATCGACAAGGACACGCGGGCGGAGTGGAAGGGGTTACCGGCCGACCGACGCGGCCTGCTCAAACTGCTCAGCCGGTTCGAGTTGTCGCCGGAGCAGGCGGCAGTGCTGTACGAACCGTCCGAGCGGCATCCGGCGGGGATCGACTGCACCGACGCCGACATCCTTGACAACCCGTACCGGCTGTTCGAGGCCACCCGACTGACCGCCCGCCCGATCAGTCTGTCCACCGTGGACCGCGGGGTGTTCCCCGATCCGGTGGTGGCCGACAAGCACCCGCTGCCCGAGCGGACCCGCCTGGACACCGGCACCGACGTCCGGCGGGTGCGGGCGTGGGTGGTGCAGACGCTCGAAGAGGCGGCCGGCAACGGCGACACGCTGTTGCCGCGAGACGAGATCATCGCTGCCGTCCGCGGCCGCGAGTTGCGGCCGGGCTGCCAGGTCACCACCGACCGCATGACCCTGGCCGAGAAGTCGTTCGCCCCGGAGGTGGACGTGGCGCCGCTGCACGACGGACAGGCGGCGTTTCAGCTTCGCCGCATGAAGGAGTGCGGAGCGGTCATCCGCACGGCGGTCGAGAAGCGGACGAAGGGGAAACCGCACGCCGTCGCGGCCGACTGGCCGGCCGTTCTTGCAACCGCCCTCGGCCCGGTGAACCCGGGCGACGCACGTGACGTTCGGGCTCGGCAGGAGAAAGCGGCGGCGCTCGGTGTGCTGGCGACCGCCCGGTTCGCCGTCCTCATCGGTCCGGCCGGCACCGGCAAGACCACCCTACTCGCCGCCCTGTGCGGGCAACCGGACGTGGCTGACGGCGGGGTGCTGCTGCTCGCCCCCACCGGCAAGGCACGGGTGCGGATGCAGCAGGCGGCCAAGCAGAAGAACCTGAATCTGTCCGGGCAAACGGTGGCCGGGTTCCTACTCGACTCAGGGCGATACTACCCGGACACCGGGCGTTATCGGCTACTCGGCAAAACCGGCTCGGCGGTGGCGGACACGGTGATCGTGGACGAAGCCTCCATGCTCACCGAGGAGATGCTGGCGGCGGTGCTGGAGGCGGTGGGCGGGGCGAAGCGGGTGATCCTGGTGGGCGACCACCGCCAACTCCCGCCCATCGGGGCCGGGCGGCCGTTCGCCGACATCGTGGTACGGTTGGCCCCGGCAGGGGTAGAGTTCGCCTTTCCGCGGGTCGGGCCGGGGTACGCGGAACTGACGGTGCGGATGCGGCAACAGGACAAGACCGGCAGGGCGGCGGCGGACGTGCGTCTGGCCGGCTGGTTTGCCGGCGGCGACCCAGGCCCCGGCGAGGACGACCTGTTCGCCCAGTTGAACACGTTCGGCCCGACGGACCGGCTCCAAGTGTTCTCCTGGCGGACGCCGGACGAATGTCACCAACTCCTGATGACGGTGCTCCAGGCCGAACTGAAGCTGACCGGACCGGACGACCAACTCGCCTTCGACAAGTCGCTCGGCGGGGCCGAGTCGGGCGGGCTGTGTTACTTCAACCGCTCGTGGGAGAGGGACGAAAAGAAGGGCGGGGTGTGGGACGCGGCTGAGCGGTGGCAGGTGCTCAGCCCGGTGCGGGGGCAGCCGCACGGGGTGGCCGGGCTGAACCGACTCATCCACGACGCCCTCCGCCGGCGGAACGTGGAGTTCGCCCGCCAACGGTTCCGCAAAACACCCGAGCCGCTCGGCCCGGAGAACATCGTCTACGGGGACAAGGTGATTCAGGTGCGGAACCAGCGGCGGTACTGGGAAGTGTACCCGGACGAGGGGTGCTTGAAGTACGTAGCGAACGGAGAGATCGGGCTGGCCGTCGGGCAGTTCAAGGGCCCCCAGGCGAAGTACAAGGGGTTCCCGTGGAAACTGGAGGTGGAGTTCACCTCGCAGCCGGGGTTCACCTACGGGTACACCGACCGCGACTTCGGCGAAGAGGGAGAAGCCCCGATCGAGCTGGCCTACGCGCTCACCGTGCACAAGGCGCAGGGGAGCGAGTTCGGCACGGTGATCGTGGTACTACCCGACCCGTGCCGGGTCCTCTCCCGCGAGCTGCTGTACACCGCCCTCACCCGCCAGAAGGACCGCGTGGTGCTGCTGGTCCAGGGCGACCCGGCCTTCCTCCGCCGGTACGCCGCCGCCGAACACTCGGCAACCGCTCGGCGGCTGACCAACCTCTTCGCCCCGCCCGCCCCGGTGGTGGTCCGCCAGGTGCGGTTCGACGACCGGCACATCCACCGCACCGCCCGCGGCGAACTGGTCATGTCCAAGTCGGAGGTGATCATCGCCAACGAACTTCTCCGGCTGAAGGTCGAGTACGCCTACGAGAAACCGCTGCGGTTCGGGAGCGCGGAGCGGTTCCCGGACTTCACCATCGACGACCCGGTGAGCGGAGTGACGGTGTACTGGGAACACTGCGGGATGCTGGCCGACGACGGCTACCGGGAGCGTTGGGAGGCGAAACAGAAGTGGTATCGGGCGAACG
The Gemmata palustris DNA segment above includes these coding regions:
- a CDS encoding DEAD/DEAH box helicase: MSDSFTRGDRVHHPKFGIGEVRFDDRETVGVRFEHGLEECPAAQLQRLDSFAAALARPDLDPPAEVIVRALGDAVRSVNDAWGVFSRSRIALLPHQLWVCRQVNRDRPARWLVADDVGLGKTIEAGLILMPLLSSGEVRRLLVLCPASLVGQWQYRLRTMFDIRLTAYSPDADTPKADFWNTQNQVVASVQTLRADKDGKHGRHKRLQEAEPWDMVVVDEAHHLNADADAGPTLGYTLVEKLSAAGRIKSMVFFSGTPHRGKDFGFLALLKLLRPDLFDTRRPLSEQLGHLPRVMIRNNKQQVTDLAGDRLFQEPLVRSETYAYSPTETAFYHMLSEFILTGKAYAGTLGQGEGRAVMLVLIAMQKLASSSVAAIRRAVRGRLERTTGGREALREIQDQLAKLRGEMDADDDEVNALEEQAVAVSTQLRLMDDELPRLRELLAAADAVTDETKINKILELVDGPFGGRSVLFFTEYKATQSLLLSRLLRRFGPDSATFINGDERADEVDDGTGPRTLVEPRERAAERFTGGQVRFLVSTEAGGEGIDLQANCSSLIHVDLPWNPMRLHQRVGRLNRYGQTRRVEVFTVRNPDTVEARIWDHLNAKIERISTALRQVMADPEDVLQLVLGMASPALFRDLFASAAEVKPESLGDWFDTRTATFGGQDALTAARGLGMHVARFDFRRASALVPRIDLPALKPFFKLMLQLNQRKVKDDETGLSFLTPDKWQTEPGVAREYAGMLFDRSAGTRESTLGVGHKLVDQAVAQARGQTASVGPVLAELLPHPLAVFRITDRVTGGGGVVRAVTAAVDVTADGFVLVRDWELVVRLNAIITDRDPRRFRLQAMTDPAETAVRAEAARVWLNAHLTDLDPPFQVPEVTLTCLLLPGVRTASDAPTTDE
- a CDS encoding AAA family ATPase: MPPSAPAVAAPIRHLSIRVPWHDAGWAGTVCDDPTANTACLVLKRIGAERDDAAEQTARGKPLTVLSEQDLPCCASERGFFMAPFELTRTKTHPYAEWSDQHAHFRPTPFRHPPYSADVVPFRWMFKPERWTDPKKPNEPDFRDYLRLDLDPVREPELKMKSDIWMQQRDNHLASLDAFFAPVRPDQSLCFFYAKRTPLSDDPRRVIVGVGRVKHVGDAHEYAYGVPAAKAPLRSMLWERMVQHTIRPRGKDGADGFDGGFLLPYHQALAHAAAHPEFDPAAVLAFAPDDRRDEFSYVSEQVSHDAAIGGLLACAAALREAAKHLPGPWDRYQKWIDFELARLWTLRGPCPGLGAALTAFGIELGTLVAHALAPQVGDNVDPWPVVEKMFDSPTKLLPAPLAKQIDKDTRAEWKGLPADRRGLLKLLSRFELSPEQAAVLYEPSERHPAGIDCTDADILDNPYRLFEATRLTARPISLSTVDRGVFPDPVVADKHPLPERTRLDTGTDVRRVRAWVVQTLEEAAGNGDTLLPRDEIIAAVRGRELRPGCQVTTDRMTLAEKSFAPEVDVAPLHDGQAAFQLRRMKECGAVIRTAVEKRTKGKPHAVAADWPAVLATALGPVNPGDARDVRARQEKAAALGVLATARFAVLIGPAGTGKTTLLAALCGQPDVADGGVLLLAPTGKARVRMQQAAKQKNLNLSGQTVAGFLLDSGRYYPDTGRYRLLGKTGSAVADTVIVDEASMLTEEMLAAVLEAVGGAKRVILVGDHRQLPPIGAGRPFADIVVRLAPAGVEFAFPRVGPGYAELTVRMRQQDKTGRAAADVRLAGWFAGGDPGPGEDDLFAQLNTFGPTDRLQVFSWRTPDECHQLLMTVLQAELKLTGPDDQLAFDKSLGGAESGGLCYFNRSWERDEKKGGVWDAAERWQVLSPVRGQPHGVAGLNRLIHDALRRRNVEFARQRFRKTPEPLGPENIVYGDKVIQVRNQRRYWEVYPDEGCLKYVANGEIGLAVGQFKGPQAKYKGFPWKLEVEFTSQPGFTYGYTDRDFGEEGEAPIELAYALTVHKAQGSEFGTVIVVLPDPCRVLSRELLYTALTRQKDRVVLLVQGDPAFLRRYAAAEHSATARRLTNLFAPPAPVVVRQVRFDDRHIHRTARGELVMSKSEVIIANELLRLKVEYAYEKPLRFGSAERFPDFTIDDPVSGVTVYWEHCGMLADDGYRERWEAKQKWYRANGVLPIEEGGGPNGTLVVTDDDPKTGFDSTRVTEIVTRLGLVTVPYASKSPYFRVVTHDFSGFFAHMGQSLNTLNCVEGHVDSDPRAGQGWRLA